From a single Candidatus Defluviilinea gracilis genomic region:
- a CDS encoding transposase: MSQFSYKNYYRRNLPHIQPEGATLFITFRLANSLPKEIIEKLRIEKDETEKKIARISDNKEREKQLYLAHRRLFGKWDDALDMLAHGEKYLSNPQIADLVAESLLYRDGKVYDLETFSIMPNHGHLVCAPLKNPEGTYFSLAKIMHSLKRYTAYEANQILGRSGAFWQHENYDHYVRDEAELERIIKYVINNPVKAGLVDDWKSWKWTYCKYDM; encoded by the coding sequence GTGAGTCAATTTTCCTACAAGAATTACTACCGCCGAAACCTTCCCCATATCCAGCCTGAGGGAGCAACGCTATTCATTACTTTCAGACTAGCAAATTCGCTTCCCAAAGAGATAATTGAGAAACTAAGAATAGAAAAGGACGAAACCGAAAAGAAAATTGCTCGGATTTCCGACAACAAGGAACGAGAAAAACAACTCTATTTGGCGCATCGCCGCCTTTTCGGCAAATGGGATGACGCGCTTGACATGCTCGCTCATGGCGAAAAATATCTCTCCAATCCACAGATAGCAGATCTGGTTGCGGAAAGTTTACTCTATCGAGATGGTAAAGTTTACGACCTGGAGACTTTTTCCATCATGCCAAATCATGGGCATCTTGTATGCGCGCCGCTCAAGAATCCAGAAGGTACGTACTTTTCACTTGCGAAAATCATGCACTCGCTCAAACGTTATACTGCTTATGAAGCAAATCAAATTTTGGGGCGTTCTGGCGCATTTTGGCAACATGAAAATTACGACCACTATGTTCGGGACGAAGCCGAACTCGAACGTATTATCAAGTATGTGATCAACAATCCAGTCAAAGCAGGTTTAGTAGACGATTGGAAAAGTTGGAAGTGGACTTATTGCAAATATGACATGTAG